A genomic window from Sorex araneus isolate mSorAra2 chromosome 2, mSorAra2.pri, whole genome shotgun sequence includes:
- the PLEC gene encoding plectin isoform X19, with amino-acid sequence MSGEDAEVRPVAEDGSSGGSGSPSPGDTLPWNLGKTQRSRRSGGGAGGNGGVLDPAERAVVRIADERDRVQKKTFTKWVNKHLIKAQRHIRDLYEDLRDGHNLISLLEVLSGDSLPREKGRMRFHKLQNVQIALDYLRHRQVKLVNIRNDDIADGNPKLTLGLIWTIILHFQISDIQVSGQSEDMTAKEKLLLWSQRMVEGYQGLRCDNFTTSWRDGRLFNAIIHRHRPMLVDMNKVYHQSNLENLDQAFSVAERDLGVTRLLDPEDVDVSQPDEKSIITYVSSLYDAMPRVPDAQDGVKANELQLRWQEYRELVVLLLQWIRHHTAAFEERTCPSSFEEIEILWCQFLKFKETELPAKEADKNRSKGIYQSLEGAVQAGQLKVPPGYHPLDVEKEWGKLHVAILEREKQLRSEFERLERLQRVVSKLQMEAGMCEEQLNQADALLQSDIRLLVAGKTPQRAAEVERDLDKADGMIRLLFNDVQALKDGRHPQGEQMYRRVYRLHERLVAIRTEYNLRLKAGVAAQVTPVTQVPLQRRPELEDSALRYLQDLLAWVEENQHRVDVAEWGGDLPSVEAQLGSHRGLHQSIEDFRAKVERARADEGQISPATRGAYRESLGRLDLQYAKLLNSSKARLRSLESLHGFVAAATKELVWLNEKEEEEVGFDWSERNSNMTAKKESYSALMRELELKERKIKEIQNTGDRLLREDHPARPTVESFQAALQTQWSWVLQLCCCIEAHLKENSAYFQFFSDVREAEEQLQKLQETMRRKYTCDRAITVTRLEDLLQDAQDEKEQLNEYRGHLSGLAKRAKAIVQLKPRNPAYPVQGRVPLQAVCDYKQVEVTVHKGDECQLLGAAQPFHWQVLGSSGGEAAVPSVCFLVPPPNQEALEAVSRLETQHQALVTLWHQLHVDMKSLLAWQSLSRDVQLIRSWSLVTFRTFKPEEQRQALRSLELHYQAFLRDSQDAGGFGPEDRLQAERDYGSCSRHYQQLLQSVEQGEQEESHCQRCISELKDIRLQLEACEGRTVHRLRLPLDKEPARECAQRIAEQQKTQAEVEGLGKGVARLSAEAEKILGLPEPSPAAPTLRSELELTLGKLEQVRSLSAIYLEKLKTISLVIRSTQGAEEVLQAHEEQLKEVQAVPASLAELEATKATLKKLRAQAEGQQHMFDTLRDELRGAQEVGERLQQRHGERDVEVERWRDKVTQLLERWQAVLAQADLRQRELEQLGRQLRYYRESADPLGAWLQEAKQRQDRIQAMPLANCQAVREQLRQEKALLEEIERHAEKVEECQKFAKQYINAIKDYELQLVTYKAQLEPVASPAKKPKVQSGSESVIQEYVDLRMRYSELTTLTGQYIKFISETLRRMEEEERQAVQQEQLLQETQALQQSFLTEKDSLLQREHFIEQEKAKLEQLFQDEVAKAQKLREEQQRQQQQMEQEKQQLVASMEEARRRQREAEEGVRHKQEELQRLEQQRLQQEQMLAEENQRLRERLQRLEEEHRAALAHSQEVATKVSTIKALPNGRDVPDTAAVESEPKLAFDGLRRKVPAKRLREVGVLSAEDLQRLEQGRTTVAELAQREDVCRYLQGHSSLAGLLLQPTNEKLSIYAALQRQLLSPGTALILLEAQAASGFLLDPVRNRRLTVSEAVKEGLVGPELHHKLLSAERAVTGYTDPYTGEQISLFQAMKKELIVHDHGIRLLEAQIATGGIVDPMHSHRVPVDVAYQRGYFDEEMSRVLADPGDDTKGFFDPNTHENLTYLQLLERCVEDPETGLRLLPLTDQAGKGGELVYTDSEARDVFKKATVSAPFGKFQGRTVTIWELINSEYFTAEQRRDLLRQFRSGKVTVEKIIKIVITVVEEQEQKGQLCFQGLRALVPAAELLESGVIDHGLYHQLQQGERSVQEVTEMEAVRRALRGTSVIAGVWLEETGQRLSIYEALKRDLLQPEVAVGLLEAQAGTGHILDPATSARLTVDEAVRAGLVGPELHEKLLSAEKAVTGYRDPYSGQSVSLFQALKKGLIPKEQGLRLLDAQMATGGIVDPSKSHRVPLEVAYARGYLDQDTCRALSTAQDDARTYYDPQAQEPVTYSQLQQRCQPDQLTGLSLLPISEKVARARQEEVYSELQAREAFQKATVDVPVGPFQGRTVTVWELISSEYFTEEQRQELLRQFRSGKVTVEKIIKILITIVEEVETVRQERLSFSGLRAPVPASELLAAGILSRTQFEQLKNGKTSVKELSEVDSVRLLLQGRGCLAGIYLEDTKEKVTVYEAMRRGLLRPSTATLLLEAQAATGFLVDPVRNQRLYVHEAVKAGVVGPELHEKLLSAEKAVTGYKDPYSGNTISLFQAMKKGLVLREHGIRLLEAQIATGGIIDPVHSHRVPVDVAYQRGYFDEEMSRVLADTSDDTKGFFDPNTHENLTYLQLLERCVEDPETGLRLLPLKGAEQAEVLETTQVYSEEETRRAFEETQIDIPGAAGSQGSSTMSLWEVMQSDLIPKEQRAQLMADFQAGRVTKERMIIIIIEIIEKTEIIRQQNLASYDYVRRRLTAEDLYEARIISRETYDLLRAGTKSLREVLEAESAWRFLYGTGCVAGIYLPGSKQTLTVYQALKKGLLSTEVARQLLEAQAATGFLLDPTKGERLTVDEAVRKGLVGPELHDRLLSAERAVTGYRDPYTEQTISLFQAMRKQLVPAEEALRLLDAQLATGGIVDPRLGFHLPLEVAYQRGYLNKDTYDQLSEPSEVRSYVDPSTDERLSYTQLIKRCRQDEGSGQLLLPLSDTRKLTFRGLRKQITVEELVRSQVLDEATALQLQEGLTSIEEVTKNLQKFLEGTSCIAGVFVDATKERLSVYQAMKKGIIRPGTAFELLEAQAATGYVIDPIKGLKLTVEEAVRMGIVGPEFKDKLLSAERAVTGYKDPYSGKLISLFQAMKKGLILKDHGIRLLEAQIATGGVIDPEESHRLPVDVAYKRGLFDEEMNEILSDPSDDTKGFFDPNTEENLTYLQLMERCITDPQTGLCLLPLKEKKRERKTSSKSSVRKRRVVIVDPETGKEMSVYEAYRKGLIDHQTYLELSEQECEWEEITISSSDGVVKSMIIDRRSGRQYDIDEAITKNFIDRSALDQYRAGTLSITEFADMLSGNAGGFRSRSSSVGSSSSYPISPAVSRTQLAAWSDPTEETGPVAGILDTETLEKVSITEAMHRNLVDNITGQRLLEAQACTGGIIDPVTGERFPVTDAVNRGLVDRIMVDRINLAQKAFCGFEDPRTKTKMSAAQALKKGWLYYEAGQRFLEVQYLTGGLVEPDTPGRVPLDEALQRGTVDARTAQKLRDVSAYSKYLTCPKTKLKISYRDAMERSMVEEGTGLRLLEAAAQSSKGYYSPYSISGSGSTAGSRAGSRTGSRAGSRRGSFDATGSGFSMTFSSSSYSSTGYGRRYTSGSTSSLGGPESAVA; translated from the exons ATGAGCGGGACCGTGTGCAGAAAAAAACTTTCACCAAGTGGGTCAACAAGCATCTTATCAag GCCCAGAGGCACATCAGGGACCTGTACGAAGACCTACGTGATGGCCACAACCTCATATCCCTGCTGGAGGTGCTCTCGGGGGACAGCCTG CCTCGGGAGAAGGGGAGGATGCGTTTCCACAAGCTGCAGAACGTGCAGATTGCCCTGGACTACCTCCGGCACCGCCAG GTGAAGCTGGTGAACATCCGCAACGATGACATTGCAGATGGAAACCCCAAGCTGACTCTTGGCCTGATATGGACCATCATCCTGCACTTCCAG ATCTCGGACATCCAGGTGAGCGGGCAGTCGGAGGACATGACGGCCAAGGAGAAGCTGCTGCTGTGGTCCCAGCGCATGGTGGAGGGCTACCAGGGCCTGCGCTGTGACAACTTCACCACCAGCTGGCGTGACGGCCGCCTCTTCAACGCCATCATCCACCGACACAG GCCCATGCTGGTGGACATGAACAAGGTGTACCATCAGTCCAACCTGGAGAACCTAGACCAGGCCTTTTCCGTGGCCGAGCGGGACCTGGGGGTGACACGGCTCCTGGACCCGGAAG ACGTGGACGTCTCACAGCCTGACGAGAAGTCCATCATCACCTATGTCTCGTCCCTCTATGACGCCATGCCCCGGGTGCCCGATGCACAGGATGGGGTGAAGGCCAAC GAGCTACAGCTGCGCTGGCAGGAGTACCGCGAGCTGGTGGTGCTGCTGTTACAGTGGATCCGGCACCACACAGCGGCCTTTGAGGAACGCACCTGCCCCTCCAGCTTTGAGGAGATCGAG ATCCTGTGGTGTCAGTTCCTGAAGTTCAAGGAGACGGAGCTTCCAGCCAAGGAGGCGGACAAGAACCGGTCCAAGGGCATCTACCAGTCCCTGGAG GGGGCTGTGCAAGCCGGCCAGCTCAAGGTGCCCCCCGGCTACCACCCGCTGGACGTGGAGAAGGAGTGGGGCAAGCTGCACGTGGCCATCCTCGAGCGCGAGAAGCAGCTTCGAAGCGAGTTTGAGAG GCTGGAGCGTCTGCAGCGTGTGGTGAGCAAGCTGCAGATGGAGGCGGGGATGTGTGAGGAGCAGCTGAACCAGGCCGACGCCCTTCTGCAGTCG gacaTCCGGCTGCTGGTGGCAGGCAAGACACCACAGCGGGCAGCCGAGGTGGAGAGGGACCTGGACAAGGCAGACGGCATGATCCGCTTGCTGTTCAACGATGTGCAGGCCCTGAAAGATGGGCGGCACCCACAGGGCGAGCAGATGTACCGCAG GGTATACCGGCTGCACGAGCGCCTGGTGGCCATCCGCACTGAGTACAACCTCCGACTGAAGGCAGGCGTAGCGGCCCAGGTCACCCCAGTGACCCAGGTGCCGTTGCAGAGGCGCCCTGAGCTTGAGGACTCAGCTCTACGCTATCTGCAGGACCTGCTAGCCTGGGTGGAGGAGAACCAGCACCGGGTGGACGTGGCCGAGTGGGGCGGGGACCTGCCCAGCGTGGAAGCCCAGCTGGGCAGCCACCGCGGCCTGCACCAGTCCATCGAGGACTTCCGCGCCAAGGTGGAGCGTGCTCGAGCCGATGAG GGCCAGATCTCACCGGCCACTCGGGGTGCCTACCGAGAAAGCCTGGGCCGGCTAGACCTGCAGTACGCCAAGCTGCTG AACTCCTCCAAGGCCCGCCTCCGCTCCCTGGAGAGCCTGCACGGCTTTGTGGCTGCCGCCACCAAGGAGCTGGTGTGGCTGaacgagaaggaggaggaggaagtgggcttCGACTGGAGTGAGCGCAACAGCAACATGACGGCCAAGAAGGAGAGCTACTCG GCCCTGATGCGTGAGCTGGAGCTAAAAGAAAGGAAGATCAAGGAGATCCAGAACACGGGGGACCGGCTGCTGCGGGAAGACCATCCTGCTCGGCCCACAGTAGAG TCCTTCCAAGCGGCCTTGCAGACGCAGTGGAGCTGGGTCCTGCAGCTGTGCTGCTGCATCGAGGCACACCTGAAGGAGAACAGCGCCTACTTCCAG TTCTTCTCCGACGTGCGGGAGGCTGAGGAGCAGCTGCAGAAGCTGCAGGAGACGATGCGCAGGAAGTACACCTGCGACCGTGCCATCACTGTCACACGCCTTGAGGACCTGCTGCAGGACGCCCAG GATGAGAAGGAGCAGCTCAACGAGTACCGGGGCCACCTCTCAGGACTGGCCAAGAGGGCCAAGGCCATTGTGCAGCTGAAGCCCCGCAACCCAGCCTACCCAGTGCAGGGCCGCGTCCCGCTGCAGGCTGTGTGTGACTACAAGCAGGTGGAG GTGACAGTACACAAGGGGGATGAGTGCCAGCTGCTGGGTGCTGCGCAGCCGTTCCACTGGCAGGTGTTGGGCAGCTCGGGTGGCGAGGCCGCAGTGCCCTCCGTGTGCTTCCTCGTGCCCCCGCCCAACCAGGAGGCACTGGAGGCCGTCAGCAG GCTGGAGACCCAGCACCAGGCTCTGGTCACGCTGTGGCACCAGCTCCACGTGGACATGAAGAGCCTTCTGGCGTGGCAGAGCCTCAGCCGTGACGTGCAGCTCATCCGGTCCTGGTCATTAGTCACA TTCCGCACCTTCAAGCCTGAGGAACAGCGCCAGGCCCTGCGCAGCCTCGAACTGCACTATCAGGCCTTCCTGCGGGACAGCCAGGATGCGGGGGGCTTTGGGCCTGAAGACCGACTGCAAGCTGAGCGTGATTATGGCTCCTGCAGCCGCCACTACCAACAGCTGCTGCAGAGCGTAGAGCAAG GCGAACAAGAGGAATCCCACTGTCAGCGCTGCATCTCAGAGCTCAAGGATATCCGGCTGCAGCTGGAGGCCTGTGAGGGCCGCACTGTGCACCGCCTGCGGCTGCCCCTGGACAAAGAGCCCGCGCGCGAGTGTGCCCAGCGCATTGCCGAGCAGCag AAAACGCAAGCGGAAGTGGAAGGGCTGGGCAAGGGGGTGGCCCGGCTCTCGGCTGAGGCGGAGAAGATCCTGGGCCTGCCCGAGCCATCGCCCGCGGCCCCGACGCTGCGCTCAGAGCTGGAGCTGACCCTGGGCAAGCTGGAGCAGGTCCGCAGCCTGTCTGCCATCTACCTGGAAAA GCTCAAGACCATCAGCCTGGTGATCCGCAGCACgcagggggctgaggaggtgctCCAGGCACATGAGGAGCAGCTGAAGGAGGTGCAGGCTGTGCCCGCCTCCCTGGCAGAGCTGGAGGCCACCAAGGCCACTCTGAAG AAGCTCCGGGCCCAGGCAGAGGGGCAGCAGCACATGTTTGACACCTTGCGGGATGAGCTGCGGGGGGCACAGGAGGTGGGCGAGCGCCTGCAGCAGCGACATGGAGAGCGGGACGTGGAGGTGGAGCGCTGGAGggacaaggtcacacagctgctgGAGCGCTGGCAGGCAGTGCTGGCGCAGGCCGACCTGCGGCAGCGGGAGCTGGAGCAGCTGGGCCGCCAGCTGCGGTACTACCGGGAGAGCGCCGATCCGCTGGGGGCCTGGCTGCAGGAGGCCAAGCAGCGGCAGGATCGCATCCAGGCCATGCCGCTGGCCAACTGCCAGGCCGTACGGGAGCAGCTGCGGCAGGAGAAG GCACTGCTCGAGGAGATCGAGCGCCACGCAGAGAAGGTGGAAGAATGCCAAAAGTTCGCCAAGCAGTATATAAACGCCATCAAG GACTATGAGCTGCAGCTGGTCACGTACAAGGCCCAGCTTGAGCCAGTGGCCTCTCCGGCCAAGAAGCCCAAGGTGCAGTCTGGGTCCGAGAGTGTCATCCAGGAG TATGTGGATCTGCGCATGCGCTACAGCGAGCTGACCACGCTCACTGGCCAGTACATCAAGTTCATCAGCGAGACGCTGCGGcgcatggaggaggaagag AGGCAGGCAGTGCAGCAGGAGCAGCTGTTGCAGGAGACGCAGGCCCTGCAGCAGAGCTTCCTGACGGAGAAGGACAGCCTGCTGCAGCGCGAGCACTTCATTGAGCAGGAGAAGGCCAAGTTGGAGCAGCTGTTCCAGGACGAAGTGGCCAAGGCGCAGAAGCTGCGCGaggagcagcagcggcagcaacaGCAGATGGAAcaggagaagcagcagctggTGGCCAGCATGGAGGAGGCCCGGCGCCGGCAGCGTGAGGCTGAGGAAGGCGTGCGACACAAACAGGAGGAGCTGCAGCGACTAGAGCAGCAACGGCTGCAGCAGGAGCAGATGCTGGCTGAGGAGAATCAGCGGCTGCGGGAGCGGCTGCAGCGCCTAGAAGAGGAGCACAGGGCTGCACTGGCTCACTCTCAGGAGGTTGCCACCAAAGTCAGCACTATCAAGGCCCTGCCCAATGGCCGAGATGTCCCCGATACTGCCGCCGTGGAGTCGGAGCCCAAGCTGGCTTTTGACGGCCTCCGGCGCAAGGTGCCGGCCAAGAGGCTGCGGGAGGTGGGCGTCCTGAGTGCCGAGGACCTGCAGCGGCTAGAGCAGGGCCGCACCACAGTGGCTGAGCTCGCGCAGAGGGAGGATGTGTGCCGCTACCTGCAGGGCCACAGTAGCCTGGCTGGGCTCCTGCTGCAGCCCACCAATGAGAAGCTGAGTATCTATGCAGCCCTGCAGCGGCAGCTGCTGAGCCCTGGCACGGCTCTCATCCTGCTGGAGGCCCAGGCAGCCTCTGGCTTTCTGCTCGACCCCGTGCGCAACCGGCGGCTGACTGTCAGTGAGGCTGTAAAGGAGGGCCTGGTGGGCCCGGAGCTGCACCATAAGCTGCTGTCGGCCGAGCGTGCTGTCACCGGCTACACCGACCCTTACACCGGCGAGCAGATCTCCCTCTTCCAGGCCATGAAGAAGGAGCTGATCGTGCACGACCACGGCATCCGCCTGCTGGAGGCCCAGATCGCCACGGGCGGCATCGTGGACCCCATGCACAGCCACCGCGTGCCCGTGGACGTGGCCTACCAGCGCGGCTACTTCGACGAGGAGATGAGCCGCGTGCTGGCAGACCCGGGCGACGACACCAAGGGCTTCTTCGACCCCAACACCCACGAGAACCTCACGTACCTGCAGCTGTTGGAGCGCTGTGTGGAAGATCCCGAGACGGGGCTGCGCCTCCTGCCACTCACAGATCAGGCTGGCAAGGGCGGTGAGCTGGTCTACACTGACTCTGAGGCCAGGGATGTGTTTAAAAAGGCCACGGTGTCGGCTCCATTTGGCAAGTTCCAGGGCAGAACTGTGACTATCTGGGAGCTCATCAACTCTGAGTACTTCACGGCGGAGCAGCGGCGCGACCTGCTGCGGCAGTTCCGCTCGGGCAAGGTCACTGTGGAGAAGATCATCAAGATCGTCATTACGGTGGTAGAAGAACAGGAGCAGAAGGGGCAGCTCTGCTTCCAGGGCCTGCGTGCCCTGGTGCCCGCTGCTGAGCTGCTCGAGAGCGGCGTCATTGACCACGGCCTCTACCACCAGCTACAGCAGGGGGAACGCTCAGTGCAGGAGGTCACTGAGATGGAGGCCGTGCGGCGGGCTCTGCGGGGCACCAGTGTTATCGCTGGCGTGTGGTTGGAGGAGACGGGCCAGAGGTTGAGTATTTATGAGGCCCTGAAGAGGGACTTACTGCAGCCCGAAGTAGCTGTGGGCCTGCTGGAGGCGCAGGCTGGCACGGGTCACATCCTTGACCCTGCCACCAGTGCCCGGCTGACTGTGGACGAGGCAGTGCGTGCTGGCCTGGTGGGCCCTGAACTGCATGAGAAGCTGCTGTCAGCTGAGAAGGCCGTGACGGGCTACCGAGACCCCTACTCAGGCCAGAGCGTCTCCCTGTTCCAGGCCCTGAAGAAGGGCCTCATCCCCAAGGAGCAGGGCCTACGTCTGCTAGATGCCCAGATGGCCACAGGCGGCATTGTGGACCCCAGCAAGAGCCACCGTGTGCCCCTGGAAGTGGCCTATGCCCGGGGCTACCTGGATCAAGACACCTGCAGAGCCCTGTCCACAGCCCAGGATGACGCCAGGACCTACTACGATCCCCAGGCCCAGGAGCCGGTCACCTACAGTCAACTCCAGCAGCGCTGCCAGCCTGACCAGCTCACCGGGCTGAGCCTGCTGCCTATCTCCGAGAAGGTAGCCCGGGCCCGGCAGGAGGAGGTTTACTCGGAGCTCCAGGCCCGGGAGGCCTTCCAGAAGGCCACTGTGGATGTGCCTGTGGGCCCCTTCCAGGGCAGGACAGTCACGGTGTGGGAGCTCATCAGCTCCGAGTACTTCACTGAGGAGCAGCGGCAAGAACTGCTGCGGCAGTTCCGTTCAGGCAAGGTCACCGTGGAGAAGATCATCAAGATCCTCATCACCATCGTGGAGGAGGTGGAGACTGTGCGCCAGGAGCGCCTGTCCTTCAGCGGCCTGCGTGCCCCGGTGCCCGCCAGCGAGCTCCTAGCTGCCGGCATCCTCAGCAGGACCCAGTTTGAGCAGCTCAAGAACGGCAAGACATCTGTGAAGGAGCTGTCGGAGGTGGATTCGGTGCGGCTGCTCCTCCAGGGCCGTGGCTGCCTGGCTGGCATCTACCTGGAGGACACCAAGGAGAAAGTGACGGTCTACGAGGCCATGCGGCGTGGCCTGCTGCGACCCAGCACAGCTACCCTGCTGCTTGAGGCCCAGGCAGCCACCGGCTTCTTGGTGGACCCTGTGCGGAACCAGCGTCTCTACGTCCATGAGGCCGTGAAGGCAGGCGTGGTGGGCCCCGAACTGCACGAGAAACTGCTGTCAGCAGAGAAGGCCGTCACCGGCTACAAGGACCCCTACTCAGGCAAtaccatctctctcttccaggccATGAAGAAGGGCCTGGTCCTTAGGGAGCATGGCATCCGCCTGCTGGAGGCCCAGATCGCCACAGGGGGCATCATTGACCCCGTGCACAGCCACCGTGTGCCCGTAGATGTGGCCTACCAGCGTGGCTATTTCGACGAGGAGATGAGCCGCGTACTGGCGGACACAAGTGATGATACCAAAGGCTTCTTTGACCCCAACACCCACGAGAACCTCACGTACCTGCAACTGCTGGAGCGCTGTGTAGAAGACCCCGAGACGGGGCTGCGTCTCCTGCCGCTGAAGGGAGCAGAGCAGGCTGAGGTGTTAGAGACCACACAGGTGTACTCGGAGGAGGAGACCCGGCGGGCATTCGAGGAGACACAGATCGACATCCCTGGGGCTGCCGGCAGCCAGGGCAGTTCCACCATGTCCCTGTGGGAGGTGATGCAGTCCGACCTCATTCCCAAGGAGCAGCGGGCTCAGCTGATGGCCGACTTCCAGGCAGGGCGGGTGACCAAGGAGCGCATGATCATCATTATCATTGAGATCATCGAGAAGACAGAGATTATCCGCCAACAGAACCTGGCATCCTACGACTACGTGCGCCGCCGCCTCACGGCTGAGGACCTGTATGAAGCCCGGATCATCTCCCGCGAGACCTATGACTTACTCCGGGCGGGCACCAAGAGCCTCCGGGAGGTGCTGGAGGCAGAGTCTGCCTGGCGCTTCCTTTATGGTACAGGCTGTGTGGCTGGCATCTACCTGCCTGGCTCCAAACAGACTCTGACCGTCTACCAGGCACTTAAGAAGGGACTGCTGAGCACTGAGGTAGCCCGACAGCTGCTGGAGGCACAGGCAGCCACTGGCTTCCTGCTGGACCCGACGAAGGGTGAGCGTCTGACTGTGGACGAGGCTGTGCGGAAGGGTCTGGTGGGCCCTGAACTGCATGACCGACTACTGTCAGCTGAGCGGGCGGTGACGGGCTATCGAGATCCCTACACAGAGCAGACCATCTCGCTCTTCCAGGCCATGAGGAAGCAGCTTGTTCCAGCCGAGGAGGCCCTGAGGCTGCTGGATGCCCAGCTTGCTACAGGTGGCATTGTGGACCCCCGCCTGGGTTTCCACCTGCCTCTGGAAGTGGCCTACCAACGGGGGTACCTCAACAAGGACACGTATGACCAGTTGTCAGAGCCCAGCGAGGTGCGCAGCTACGTGGACCCATCCACAGACGAGCGTCTCAGCTACACGCAGTTGATCAAGAGGTGCCGGCAAGATGAAGGCAGTGGGCAGCTGCTCCTGCCGCTCTCGGACACCCGCAAGCTGACCTTCCGCGGTCTGCGCAAACAGATCACAGTGGAGGAGCTGGTGCGGTCGCAGGTCCTTGATGAGGCCACGGCGCTGCAGCTGCAGGAGGGCCTCACCTCCATCGAGGAGGTCACCAAGAACCTGCAGAAGTTCCTGGAGGGCACAAGTTGCATTGCTGGCGTCTTCGTGGATGCCACCAAGGAGCGGCTGTCAGTGTACCAGGCCATGAAGAAGGGCATCATCCGCCCAGGCACAGCCTTTGAGCTCCTGGAGGCACAGGCAGCTACTGGCTATGTCATCGACCCCATCAAGGGGCTCAAGCTGACCGTGGAGGAGGCCGTGCGCATGGGCATCGTGGGGCCTGAATTCAAAGACAAGCTGCTGTCAGCCGAGCGTGCCGTGACCGGGTACAAGGACCCCTACTCAGGGAAGCTCATCTCCCTCTTCCAGGCCATGAAGAAGGGCCTAATTCTGAAGGACCATGGCATCCGTCTACTGGAGGCCCAGATTGCCACAGGCGGTGTCATTGACCCTGAGGAGAGCCACCGGCTGCCCGTGGATGTGGCCTACAAACGCGGTCTCTTTGACGAGGAGATGAATGAGATCCTGAGTGACCCCTCCGATGACACCAAGGGCTTTTTTGACCCCAACACAGAGGAGAATCTCACCTACCTGCAACTGATGGAGCGCTGCATCACTGACCCCCAGACGGGACTGTGCCTGCTGCCGCTGAAGGAGAAGAAGCGCGAGCGGAAGACATCCTCCAAGTCATCGGTGCGCAAGCGCCGCGTGGTGATAGTGGACCCTGAGACGGGCAAGGAAATGTCGGTGTACGAGGCTTACCGCAAGGGCCTCATTGACCACCAGACGTATCTGGAGCTCTCAGAACAGGAGTGCGAGTGGGAGGAAATCACCATTTCCTCCTCAGATGGTGTGGTCAAGTCCATGATCATTGACCGCCGCTCAGGCCGCCAGTACGACATTGATGAGGCCATCACCAAGAACTTCATTGACCGCTCGGCACTAGACCAGTACCGTGCTGGCACGCTTTCCATCACCGAGTTTGCTGACATGCTTTCAGGCAACGCCGGTGGCTTCCGCTCCCGCTCCTCCTCCGTTGGCTCATCCTCCTCCTATCCCATCAGCCCTGCTGTGTCTAGGACCCAGCTGGCCGCCTGGTCCGACCCCACAGAGGAGACAGGCCCCGTGGCCGGCATCCTAGACACGGAGACGCTGGAGAAGGTGTCCATCACAGAGGCCATGCACCGTAACCTGGTGGATAACATCACAGGCCAGCGGCTGCTGGAGGCGCAGGCCTGCACAGGCGGCATCATCGACCCTGTCACGGGCGAGCGCTTCCCCGTCACCGACGCCGTCAACAGGGGCCTGGTGGACAGGATAATGGTGGATCGCATCAACCTGGCCCAGAAGGCTTTCTGTGGCTTCGAAGACCCGCGCACCAAGACCAAGATGTCTGCCGCTCAGGCCCTGAAGAAGGGCTGGCTGTACTATGAGGCAGGCCAGCGCTTCCTGGAGGTGCAGTACCTGACCGGCGGCCTGGTCGAACCCGACACACCAGGCCGCGTGCCCCTGGACGAGGCCCTGCAGCGTGGCACTGTGGATGCCCGCACCGCCCAGAAGCTGCGAGATGTCAGTGCGTACTCCAAGTATCTCACCTGCCCCAAGACCAAGCTGAAGATCTCTTACAGGGACGCAATGGAACGCAGCATGGTGGAGGAGGGCACGGGCCTGCGGCTGCTAGAGGCAGCCGCCCAGTCCAGCAAGGGCTACTATAGCCCCTACAGTATCAGCGGCTCTGGCTCCACGGCCGGCTCCCGTGCCGGCTCCCGCACGGGCTCCCGTGCCGGCTCCCGCCGTGGCAGTTTTGATGCCACTGGCTCTGGCTTTTCCAtgaccttctcctcctcctcctactcctccacGGGTTATGGCCGCCGCTATACCTCGGGGTCCACGTCCTCCCTGGGAGGCCCTGAGTCTGCAGTGGCCtga